In the genome of Myroides phaeus, one region contains:
- a CDS encoding 5-(carboxyamino)imidazole ribonucleotide synthase — MNYFSTDFRLGILGGGQLGKMLLYDTRKFDIATNVLDPSIDAPAQFGAHKFFQGDLMDFETVYRFGKTVNTLTIEIENVNLDALEQLEKEGLNVFPSPSTLRLIQHKGKQKDFYTQNNIPTAPYKRFDNIESLKDAVNNNEATIPFVWKAAQFGYDGNGVKVVRSVADLDKLPNVECIAEQMIPFKNELAVIVARSVSGEIKTYPVVEMEFHPEANQVEYVICPARIPSAVSDKAREVALKVSEKYNHVGLLAVEMFQTEDDDILVNEVAPRPHNSGHYSIEASYTSQFEQHIRAILDLPLGDTDSKVAGVMVNLVGAEGYTGQVYYEGMKEILAINGVTPHIYGKRETRPFRKMGHVTIVNPDMTKARAIAQQVKETIKVISK, encoded by the coding sequence ATGAATTATTTTTCAACTGATTTCCGTTTGGGAATTTTAGGAGGTGGCCAACTTGGCAAAATGCTCCTTTATGATACTCGAAAATTTGACATTGCAACGAATGTCTTAGATCCAAGTATTGATGCACCCGCACAATTTGGTGCTCACAAGTTCTTTCAAGGAGATCTAATGGATTTTGAAACTGTTTACCGCTTTGGAAAAACAGTAAACACTTTAACTATTGAAATAGAAAACGTTAACCTTGATGCTTTAGAGCAACTTGAAAAAGAAGGTTTAAACGTATTTCCTTCTCCTTCTACCCTACGTTTAATTCAACACAAGGGAAAACAAAAAGACTTCTATACTCAGAACAACATCCCTACCGCACCTTATAAAAGATTTGATAACATCGAATCTCTAAAAGATGCCGTTAACAATAATGAAGCTACTATTCCTTTTGTCTGGAAAGCAGCACAATTTGGATATGATGGAAACGGAGTAAAAGTTGTACGCTCTGTGGCTGACTTAGACAAACTACCTAATGTAGAATGTATTGCAGAACAAATGATTCCTTTTAAAAATGAATTAGCTGTTATCGTAGCAAGATCAGTATCAGGAGAAATAAAAACTTACCCAGTTGTAGAAATGGAATTTCATCCAGAAGCAAATCAAGTTGAATATGTGATTTGCCCTGCCAGAATTCCTTCTGCAGTTTCTGATAAAGCACGTGAAGTTGCTTTAAAAGTATCAGAAAAATACAACCACGTTGGTTTACTTGCAGTTGAAATGTTTCAAACAGAAGATGATGACATCTTAGTTAATGAAGTTGCTCCTCGTCCACATAACTCGGGACACTATTCTATTGAAGCAAGTTATACATCACAATTTGAACAACACATCAGAGCTATCCTTGATTTACCTTTAGGGGACACAGATAGCAAGGTTGCTGGTGTTATGGTTAACTTAGTAGGTGCCGAAGGATATACAGGACAGGTATATTATGAAGGGATGAAAGAAATCTTAGCCATTAATGGGGTAACACCTCATATTTATGGTAAAAGAGAGACAAGACCCTTCAGAAAAATGGGACACGTTACTATCGTTAATCCAGATATGACTAAAGCAAGAGCAATTGCTCAACAAGTAAAAGAAACCATCAAAGTAATCAGCAAATAA
- the purE gene encoding 5-(carboxyamino)imidazole ribonucleotide mutase: MKIAVVMGSTSDMPVMQDAINIIKEFGIDVEVDIVSAHRTPEKLFDFSSNAHKRGINVIIAGAGGAAHLPGMVASMSPLPVIGVPVKSSNSIDGWDSVLSILQMPGGVPVATVALNGAKNAGLLALQILGSQNQEVLNKMIEYKNGLRDAVLKAAESIK; this comes from the coding sequence ATGAAAATAGCAGTAGTAATGGGCAGTACTTCAGATATGCCTGTAATGCAAGACGCCATTAATATTATTAAAGAATTTGGAATTGACGTTGAAGTAGATATTGTTTCTGCTCATAGAACTCCAGAAAAGTTATTTGACTTTTCATCAAATGCTCATAAAAGAGGAATAAACGTAATTATTGCGGGTGCAGGTGGAGCAGCACATCTACCAGGAATGGTTGCTTCTATGTCGCCACTTCCTGTAATTGGAGTACCTGTAAAATCATCTAACTCTATTGATGGATGGGACAGTGTATTATCTATACTTCAAATGCCAGGTGGTGTTCCTGTTGCAACAGTTGCTTTAAATGGAGCAAAAAATGCAGGTTTATTAGCCTTGCAAATCTTAGGCAGCCAAAACCAAGAAGTACTAAACAAAATGATTGAGTATAAAAATGGATTAAGAGACGCTGTTTTAAAAGCTGCTGAATCTATCAAGTAA
- the hpt gene encoding hypoxanthine phosphoribosyltransferase yields the protein MEIQVLDKVFVPFISRERIDNRLKEIAQQMVVDMNGEVPVFIGVLNGSFMVISDLVKHYTAPCEMSFVKMASYIGTQSTNQVNQLLGLDIDVTDRRVIIVEDIVDTGNTLVALKKLFEQQRPKDIKICTLCLKPEAYTKDIPLDYVAFEIENKFIVGYGMDYDKHGRNLPEIYQIKEQ from the coding sequence ATGGAAATACAAGTTTTAGATAAGGTTTTTGTTCCGTTTATTTCAAGGGAACGTATCGACAACAGATTAAAAGAAATCGCACAACAAATGGTGGTAGATATGAATGGGGAAGTACCTGTTTTTATCGGTGTTTTAAATGGATCATTTATGGTGATTTCTGATTTAGTGAAACACTACACAGCACCTTGCGAAATGAGTTTTGTGAAGATGGCTTCATATATTGGAACACAATCTACAAATCAAGTAAATCAATTATTGGGATTAGATATTGATGTAACGGATCGTAGAGTTATAATCGTTGAAGATATTGTTGATACTGGAAATACGTTGGTGGCTTTGAAAAAGTTATTTGAACAACAAAGACCAAAAGATATCAAAATTTGTACTTTATGTTTAAAACCTGAAGCGTACACAAAAGATATCCCGTTAGATTATGTAGCGTTTGAAATCGAGAATAAATTTATAGTAGGGTACGGAATGGACTATGATAAACACGGTCGTAACTTGCCTGAGATCTATCAAATAAAAGAACAATAA
- a CDS encoding M3 family metallopeptidase yields the protein MSLLNTQFNTKHGTAPFSKIKTEDYKPSFEKAINETKEEINAITSNTEAPTFENTIEALAYSGMSLDIISNIFFNLNSAETNDDMQKIAQEVAPLLSALSNDISLNEELFKRVKTVYEQIDNLNLNTEQKTLLTKNYKSFVRNGALLPEDKKNRLREIDAELSKTSLTFGENVLAETHKYQLNITDKKDLAGLPEGAIEEAKSLAEQEGKEGWLFTLDYPSYIPFMTYADNRALRKEMAIAAGKKAFQDNEHNNEANVLNIVKLRHERANLLGYKTHAHFVLEERMAQSPDKVNAFLNELLAKAKPAADKEFAELTAFAKKLDNIDQLEKWDGSYYSEKLKQERFSLDDELLKPYFQLENVLDGAFQVANKLYGLTFTEVQDIDKYHQDVRTFEVTNDKGEFVAVFYSDFFPRKGKRNGAWMTSFKNQYVLNGVNERPHISIVCNFTKPTATKPSLLTFNEVTTLFHEFGHALHGMLANTTYPSLSGTNVFWDFVELPSQIMENWCFEKEALALFAKHYQTGEAIPMELVEKIKESASFLEGMATVRQLSFGLLDMGWHGQDPTTITSLKDFEVAQFEATAQYPDVRENAMSTSFSHIFQGGYSSGYYSYKWAEVLDADAFAFFKDNGIFNKEIATKFKDNVLSQGGTDHPMTLYKQFRGQEPTPDALLKRAGLIK from the coding sequence ATGTCACTATTAAATACCCAATTCAATACAAAACACGGGACTGCTCCCTTTTCTAAAATAAAAACAGAAGATTATAAACCATCTTTTGAAAAAGCAATCAACGAAACTAAAGAGGAGATTAATGCTATTACTTCAAATACTGAAGCTCCTACTTTTGAAAATACAATAGAAGCTTTAGCGTATTCAGGTATGAGTTTAGATATTATTTCTAATATCTTTTTCAACCTAAACTCAGCGGAGACTAATGATGATATGCAAAAGATTGCACAAGAAGTTGCTCCTTTACTTTCTGCTCTTAGCAATGATATCTCTTTAAATGAAGAATTGTTTAAACGTGTGAAAACGGTATATGAGCAAATCGACAACTTGAACTTAAATACAGAACAAAAAACACTATTGACTAAAAACTACAAAAGTTTTGTACGAAATGGTGCTTTGTTACCTGAAGATAAAAAAAATAGACTGCGTGAAATTGATGCAGAATTATCTAAGACATCGCTTACTTTTGGAGAGAATGTGTTGGCAGAAACACATAAATACCAACTAAATATTACAGATAAAAAAGACCTTGCTGGTTTACCTGAAGGAGCTATTGAAGAAGCAAAAAGCTTAGCGGAACAAGAAGGTAAAGAAGGTTGGTTATTTACTTTAGACTATCCAAGCTATATTCCATTTATGACTTATGCTGATAATAGAGCATTGAGAAAAGAAATGGCTATTGCTGCAGGTAAAAAGGCTTTCCAAGATAACGAACACAACAATGAAGCTAATGTGCTTAACATTGTAAAATTACGCCACGAAAGAGCTAATTTATTAGGGTACAAAACACACGCTCACTTTGTGTTAGAAGAACGTATGGCACAATCTCCAGATAAAGTGAATGCTTTTTTAAATGAGTTATTGGCAAAAGCTAAACCAGCTGCAGATAAAGAATTTGCAGAACTTACTGCTTTTGCAAAAAAATTAGATAATATCGACCAATTAGAAAAATGGGATGGTTCTTACTATTCTGAAAAACTAAAACAAGAGCGCTTTAGTTTAGATGATGAGTTATTAAAACCTTATTTCCAATTAGAAAATGTATTGGATGGTGCTTTCCAAGTAGCTAATAAATTATACGGATTAACTTTTACTGAAGTTCAAGATATAGACAAATACCACCAAGATGTAAGAACATTTGAAGTAACAAATGACAAAGGAGAGTTTGTTGCTGTGTTCTACTCTGACTTCTTCCCACGTAAAGGAAAGAGAAACGGAGCTTGGATGACGTCTTTCAAAAATCAATACGTTTTAAATGGCGTGAATGAAAGACCTCATATTTCTATTGTTTGTAATTTTACTAAACCTACGGCTACAAAACCATCATTATTGACTTTTAATGAGGTTACTACTTTATTCCACGAGTTTGGACACGCTTTACACGGAATGTTAGCTAATACAACATATCCAAGTTTATCAGGAACTAATGTATTCTGGGATTTTGTAGAATTACCAAGTCAGATTATGGAAAACTGGTGTTTTGAAAAAGAGGCTTTAGCATTATTTGCAAAACACTACCAAACAGGAGAGGCTATTCCAATGGAATTAGTTGAAAAAATCAAAGAAAGTGCAAGCTTCTTAGAGGGAATGGCAACGGTACGTCAATTGAGCTTTGGATTATTAGATATGGGATGGCACGGTCAAGATCCGACTACTATTACAAGTTTAAAAGACTTTGAAGTAGCACAATTTGAAGCTACTGCTCAATATCCTGACGTAAGAGAAAATGCAATGAGTACTTCTTTCTCTCATATTTTCCAAGGGGGATATTCTTCTGGATACTACAGCTACAAATGGGCAGAGGTTTTAGATGCTGATGCTTTTGCTTTCTTTAAAGATAACGGAATCTTCAATAAAGAAATTGCAACAAAATTTAAAGACAATGTATTGTCTCAAGGAGGTACAGATCACCCAATGACATTATACAAACAATTTAGAGGACAAGAACCTACTCCAGATGCTTTACTTAAAAGAGCTGGTTTGATTAAATAA
- the obgE gene encoding GTPase ObgE has protein sequence MTEGNFVDYVKIYVASGKGGRGSTHLHREKFIEKGGPDGGDGGRGGHVYIVGNEGLWTLFHLKFARHIKAGHGGDGGSSRSTGSDGDDRIIEVPLGTVVKDKETGEVLFEITEHGEKRIVAEGGKGGLGNWHFRSSTNQTPRYAQPGMPSTELDVILELKVLADVGLVGFPNAGKSTLLSVVTSAKPKIADYPFTTLKPNLGIVAYRDFKSFVIADIPGIIEGAAEGKGLGHYFLRHIERNSTLLFMVPADADDITKEYNILLDELRRYNPEMLDKDRLLAITKCDMLDDELKAEMKEQLDAELEGVPYMFISAIANQGMQELKDKLWKMLNSSK, from the coding sequence ATGACTGAAGGGAATTTTGTCGATTACGTTAAAATATATGTAGCTTCCGGTAAAGGAGGTAGAGGTTCTACACACTTACACCGTGAAAAATTTATTGAAAAAGGTGGTCCTGATGGTGGAGATGGAGGACGTGGAGGACACGTTTATATCGTAGGGAATGAAGGTTTGTGGACGTTGTTTCACTTGAAATTTGCACGCCATATTAAAGCTGGTCACGGTGGTGATGGTGGTAGTTCAAGAAGTACTGGTTCTGATGGTGATGATAGAATTATCGAAGTTCCATTAGGTACAGTAGTTAAAGATAAAGAAACTGGAGAGGTATTATTCGAAATCACTGAACACGGTGAAAAGAGAATTGTAGCTGAAGGTGGGAAAGGAGGTTTAGGTAACTGGCACTTTAGAAGTTCTACAAACCAAACACCAAGATATGCACAACCAGGTATGCCAAGTACTGAGTTAGATGTTATTTTGGAATTAAAAGTATTGGCTGATGTTGGATTAGTGGGATTCCCTAATGCGGGTAAATCTACTCTTCTTTCAGTAGTTACTTCTGCTAAACCTAAGATTGCTGATTATCCATTTACAACGCTTAAACCAAACTTGGGAATTGTAGCTTATAGAGATTTTAAATCTTTTGTAATAGCTGATATTCCTGGTATTATTGAAGGGGCTGCAGAAGGAAAAGGATTAGGACATTATTTCTTACGTCATATTGAGCGTAACTCTACGCTTTTATTTATGGTTCCGGCAGATGCTGACGATATTACGAAGGAGTATAATATTCTTTTAGATGAGTTAAGACGTTACAATCCTGAAATGCTTGATAAGGATCGTTTGTTAGCAATTACTAAATGTGATATGTTAGATGACGAATTGAAAGCAGAAATGAAAGAACAATTGGATGCTGAATTAGAAGGTGTTCCTTATATGTTTATTTCTGCAATTGCAAATCAAGGTATGCAAGAGTTAAAAGATAAGCTTTGGAAAATGCTTAACAGCTCTAAATAA
- a CDS encoding adenylate kinase encodes MIAIVLFGKPGAGKGTQAQFLKEKYNLTHISTGDVFRFNLKNDTELGKQAKVFIDKGELVPDEITINMLANEVANNMDKAGFLFDGFPRTIKQAEALEELLNEKNIKFVATIGIDADDEILVSRILERGKTSGRSDDQDENKIRNRYTEYNEKTAPLIKYYEEKSKYTAVDGIGAIEEVTERLSKVIDTLI; translated from the coding sequence ATGATTGCAATAGTTTTATTTGGAAAACCTGGTGCTGGAAAAGGTACTCAAGCTCAATTTCTTAAAGAAAAATACAATCTTACTCATATTTCAACAGGAGATGTATTTCGTTTTAACTTAAAAAACGATACTGAATTAGGAAAACAAGCAAAGGTTTTTATCGATAAAGGGGAATTAGTACCAGATGAAATCACAATTAATATGCTTGCTAATGAAGTAGCTAATAATATGGATAAAGCAGGTTTCTTATTTGATGGTTTTCCTCGTACAATTAAACAAGCTGAAGCTCTTGAAGAATTACTAAATGAAAAAAATATCAAGTTCGTAGCGACAATCGGAATTGATGCTGATGATGAAATTCTTGTTTCAAGAATTTTAGAAAGAGGTAAAACAAGCGGAAGAAGCGACGACCAAGATGAAAATAAAATTCGTAACCGTTATACTGAGTACAATGAAAAAACTGCTCCATTAATCAAGTATTATGAAGAGAAATCTAAATATACTGCTGTTGATGGAATAGGTGCTATTGAAGAGGTTACAGAAAGATTAAGTAAAGTTATTGATACATTAATATAG